AACACCGTCACCCACATCCGGCTCTTATCCAGCCCGACCGTCTGCGTCAGAAATTCCCAGCCGAACTTGATCGCATCTTCCTTGAAATAGTCACCGAACGAGAAGTTCCCGAGCATCTCGAAGAAGGTGTGGTGCCGTCTCGTGTAGCCGACGTTTTCGAGATCGTTGTGCTTCCCCCCGGCGCGCAGGCACTTCTGCACCGTCACGGCGCGCGTGTAGGCCCGCGTTTCCTCGCCGAGAAAGACCCGTTTGAATTGATTCATCCCGGCATTGGTAAACAGCAGGGTCGGATCGGCCTGGGGAATCAACGCCGAGCTTGGCACCGCCTGGTGCCCCTGCTGTTCAAAGTACCGGATAAACGCCTGCCGAAGTTCGTGTGCGCTATTCTTCATCAATCAGATCCTTCACGTCCGGAACGAGCCCCGATAATACGGTCAATCGTGTCTTCTTCGAAACCCCACTGACGTAGGAGGCGCACCGCCTGCGCCGGCGTCATGCGGCACCCCTTGCGCTGCCTGGCCTTGAGCGCCCTCCGCGCCAGCGCCTCTTCGTCAACATCATGAATGGCGGCGCCAATCGCCTGGTCTGCGACCGCCTCTTCGATCCCTTTGGCCTGCAGTTCCGCTTTCAACCGTTCACGCCCCATGGGCCGGCGAGCCAAACGGCTCTCGATCCACCGCTCTGCATAGGCGCGATCGTTGAGATAACGGAGGTCGGACAAGCGGCCAATGACCTGTGTGACCTGGGCGGGAGAGGCTCCTTTGCTCCCGAGATACTGCTCGACCTGAGCCACCGTCCGGTCCCAGCGAGCCAGGTACCGGACAGCCAGATGCATCCACTCTTCTTGGGAGGATGGGCTGATTCGCCTGGGCGCACCCACGCTCGCCTACCTACTTGTGAGCCCGCTTCTCGTCACCCTTGCCTGCCGGTTTTTCTTTCTCGTCCTTGGGCTCGGCCTTCTTTTCGTTCCGCGCCGGCACCCCGGCCAGCTCACGGATCTTCGCTTCCACCTCAAGCGCCGCCGCCGGA
The Nitrospira sp. genome window above contains:
- a CDS encoding regulatory protein RecX, which produces MHLAVRYLARWDRTVAQVEQYLGSKGASPAQVTQVIGRLSDLRYLNDRAYAERWIESRLARRPMGRERLKAELQAKGIEEAVADQAIGAAIHDVDEEALARRALKARQRKGCRMTPAQAVRLLRQWGFEEDTIDRIIGARSGREGSD